The following are from one region of the Arachis duranensis cultivar V14167 chromosome 10, aradu.V14167.gnm2.J7QH, whole genome shotgun sequence genome:
- the LOC107470290 gene encoding uncharacterized protein LOC107470290, translating into MVKNEWRSLGEAQFTCKMRALTVPLRKWHKDNFRYMDKKLLQFEEEITRLDKLVSDGIYDGTTEARRKALMSRSKHAANMDKNIRYFHNIASARRRNNRIDALMIHERLVRNQARIKGVIRAFYKDLYRQEYVSRIGVRDGLVKRIQREEAEALEVMPSAEEIWEAVWGCESSKAPGSDGYNMNFIKKC; encoded by the exons ATGGTGAAGAATGAATGGAGAAGCTTGGGAGAAGCCCAGTTCACATGTAAAATGAGGGCTTTAACAGTACCACTGCGAAAATGGCACAAGGATAACTTCAGGTACATGGATAAGAAACTCCTGCAGTTTGAGGAGGAGATCACAAGGTTGGACAAGTTGGTTAGTGATGGGATCTATGATGGTACAACAGAGGCTAGAAGGAAGGCGCTG ATGTCTCGGTCCAAGCATGCTGCCAACATGGATAAGAATATCAGATACTTTCATAACATTGCCTCAGCCAGAAGACGGAATAACAGGATAGATGCCCTGATGATACATGAAAGACTTGTGCGTAATCAGGCGAGAATAAAAGGTGTAATTAGAGCGTTCTACAAGGATTTATATCGGCAGGAATATGTTTCGAGGATTGGGGTTAGGGATGGTTTGGTGAAGCGTATCCAGAGAGAGGAGGCTGAAGCACTGGAAGTGATGCCGTCAGCAGAGGAAATCTGGGAGGCAGTGTGGGGCTGCGAATCTTCCAAGGCCCCAGGAAGTGATGGGTACAACATGAACTTCATCAAGAAATGTTAG
- the LOC107470291 gene encoding uncharacterized protein LOC107470291 yields the protein MEQSKEKNAPWLSVPQFGDWDQKGGVPDYSLDFSKIREMRKQNKTNLSRASLGNEEELVASTTTTTNASHTEPEPVHQHPHYHQTNSPTARRSFLSYFNCCVKA from the exons ATGGAGCAAAGTAAAGAG AAAAATGCTCCTTGGTTATCAGTGCCACAATTTGGGGACTGGGATCAAAAGGGTGGAGTGCCTGACTACTCACTAGATTTCTCAAAAATCAGGGAAATGAGGAAACAAAACAAGACAAATCTTTCAAGGGCAAGTCTTGGAAACGAAGAAGAGCTCGTGGCTTCAACCACTACCACTACAAACGCAAGCCACACTGAGCCTGAGCCTGTACACCAGCACCCCCATTATCACCAGACAAACTCTCCAACG GCAAGGAGGAGCTTCCTCAGCTACTTCAACTGCTGTGTAAAAGCATGA
- the LOC107470289 gene encoding protein FAR1-RELATED SEQUENCE 5-like: MNMLKSGISTSQIFGLPASQAGRYEFFGYGPRDMYNEIARQMHQVPGYAAWVLKKLEDMRLKDLQLYFKACHESRGLLRNLFWSDGINQLHYQLFGDVTAFDATYKKNKYSCPLVIFSGVNHHNQTIVFAGALIMDETADAYIWLLRQLMFAMKGKSPTSIITDGVMAISNAVRDVFSKVRHRLCVWHLIRNATSNVGNSSFSSTFRKIMLGDYEIPVFKRKWVQLIE; the protein is encoded by the coding sequence atgAACATGCTAAAGTCCGGAATTAGCACTTCACAGATATTTGGTCTTCCAGCTAGTCAAGCAGGCAGGTATGAATTTTTCGGCTATGGTCCCAGAGATATGTACAATGAAATTGCTCGGCAAATGCATCAAGTTCCTGGTTATGCAGCATGGGTGTTGAAGAAGTTGGAGGATATGCGGTTGAAGGATTTACAATTATATTTCAAGGCATGTCATGAGTCAAGAGGTTTGTTACGTAACTTGTTCTGGTCTGATGGGATTAACCAACTACACTACCAACTCTTCGGGGATGTTACTGCTTTTGATGCTACGTACAAGAAGAACAAGTATAGTTGTCCATTAGTCATATTCAGCGGGGTTAACCACCACAACCAAACAATTGTTTTTGCTGGTGCATTAATTATGGACGAAACTGCTGATGCATATATTTGGCTCTTGCGTCAACTCATGTTTGCAATGAAGGGTAAGTCCCCGACCTCAATAATAACTGATGGGGTCATGGCAATTAGTAATGCAGTAAGAGATGTATTTTCCAAAGTCAGACATAGATTATGCGTTTGGCACCTTATTCGAAATGCGACTAGCAATGTTGGAAATTCATCGTTTTCATCTACATTCAGAAAAATCATGTTGGGAGACTACGAGATTCCTGTGTTTAAGCGTAAATGGGTTCAACTTATTGAATAA